In one Parageobacillus genomosp. 1 genomic region, the following are encoded:
- the rpoC gene encoding DNA-directed RNA polymerase subunit beta' — protein MLDVNKFEYMKIGLASPEKIRSWSYGEVKKPETINYRTLKPEKDGLFCERIFGPTKDWECHCGKYKRVRYKGVVCDRCGVEVTRSKVRRERMGHIELAAPVSHIWYFKGIPSRMGLVLDMSPRALEEVIYFASYVVTDPGDTPLEKKQLLSEKEYRAYREKYGQSFQASMGAEAIKKLLQDIDLDKEVATLKEELKTAQGQRRARIIKRLEVLEAFRNSGNDPAWMVLDVLPVIPPELRPMVQLDGGRFATSDLNDLYRRVINRNNRLKRLLDLGAPNIIVQNEKRMLQEAVDALIDNGRRGRPVTGPGNRPLKSLSHMLKGKQGRFRQNLLGKRVDYSGRSVIVVGPNLKMYQCGLPKEMALELFKPFVMKELVERGLAHNIKSAKRKIERVHPEVWDVLEDVIKEHPVLLNRAPTLHRLGIQAFEPTLVEGRAIRLHPLVCTAYNADFDGDQMAVHVPLSAEAQAEARLLMLAAQNILNPKDGKPVVTPSQDMVLGNYYLTMEREGAIGEGMVFKDTNEALLAYHNGYVHLHSRIAVHAGSLKNETFTEEQNNKLLLTTVGKLIFNEILPNSFPYINEPTTENIEGRTPDKYFLDKGVNVKEEIRKRELVSPFKKKVLGQIIAEVFKRFKITETSKMLDRMKDLGFQYSTKAGITIGVADIVVLPEKQEILDEAQAKVDTVLKQFRRGLITDEERYERVISIWSAAKDKIQDRLMKSLDKRNPIFMMSDSGARGNASNFTQLAGMRGLMANPAGRIIELPIKSSFREGLTVLEYFISTHGARKGLADTALKTADSGYLTRRLVDVAQDVIVREEDCGTDRGILARALTDGTEVIVKLEERLVGRYAQKTVKHPETGEILVRKDEMITEDIANEIIKAGITEVWIRSAFTCNTRHGVCKKCYGRNLATGADVEVGEAVGIIAAQSIGEPGTQLTMRTFHTGGVAGDDITQGLPRVQELFEARNPKGQAVISEIDGVVVSISETRDHQYEIVVKGEVETRSYVAPYNARLKVEEGQQVERGQELTEGSIDPKQLLRVRDVTSVQEYLLREVQKVYRMQGVEISDKHIEVMVRQMLRKVRVIDAGDTDVLPGTLLDVHQFTDVNEKAILEGKRPATARPVLLGITKASLETDSFLSAASFQETTRVLTDAAIKGKRDELLGLKENVIIGKLVPAGTGMARYRKVKPVVKKEQESDAVTSK, from the coding sequence TTGCTAGATGTAAATAAATTTGAGTACATGAAAATCGGGCTCGCTTCACCGGAGAAAATCCGCTCCTGGTCGTACGGTGAAGTAAAAAAACCGGAAACGATTAACTATCGTACATTGAAGCCGGAAAAAGACGGATTGTTTTGCGAGCGCATTTTCGGGCCAACTAAAGACTGGGAATGCCATTGCGGAAAATATAAGCGCGTACGTTATAAAGGTGTTGTCTGCGACCGCTGCGGTGTCGAAGTGACTCGCTCGAAAGTCCGCCGCGAACGGATGGGACATATTGAACTAGCCGCTCCTGTTTCTCATATTTGGTATTTTAAAGGCATCCCAAGCCGTATGGGGCTTGTGTTGGATATGTCGCCGCGGGCGCTAGAGGAAGTAATTTATTTCGCCTCCTACGTGGTGACCGACCCAGGCGATACGCCTTTAGAGAAGAAACAGTTGCTTTCCGAGAAAGAATATCGCGCCTATCGCGAAAAATACGGGCAATCGTTCCAAGCTTCCATGGGGGCGGAAGCCATTAAAAAGCTTCTCCAAGATATCGACTTAGATAAAGAAGTAGCAACGTTAAAAGAAGAGCTGAAAACGGCGCAAGGACAGCGGCGCGCCCGTATTATCAAGCGCTTGGAAGTGTTAGAGGCGTTCCGCAACTCAGGCAACGATCCTGCGTGGATGGTGCTTGATGTACTTCCGGTTATCCCGCCTGAATTGCGGCCGATGGTGCAATTAGACGGCGGACGCTTTGCGACATCGGACTTGAACGATTTGTACCGCCGCGTGATTAACCGAAACAATCGTTTGAAACGCTTGTTGGATCTCGGCGCACCGAACATTATTGTGCAAAACGAAAAACGGATGCTGCAAGAAGCGGTGGACGCGCTGATTGACAATGGCCGCCGCGGCCGTCCGGTGACAGGACCTGGGAACCGTCCATTAAAATCATTGTCCCACATGTTAAAAGGGAAACAAGGACGATTCCGGCAAAACTTGCTTGGTAAGCGCGTTGACTATTCCGGCCGTTCCGTTATTGTTGTCGGCCCGAACTTAAAAATGTATCAATGTGGCTTGCCGAAAGAAATGGCGCTTGAGCTCTTTAAACCGTTTGTTATGAAAGAGCTGGTGGAACGCGGATTGGCGCATAACATTAAAAGCGCGAAACGGAAAATTGAGCGTGTTCATCCAGAAGTATGGGACGTATTAGAAGATGTCATTAAAGAACATCCAGTGCTTTTGAACCGTGCTCCAACGCTTCACCGTTTAGGCATTCAAGCGTTTGAGCCAACGCTTGTTGAAGGCCGCGCAATTCGCTTGCATCCGCTTGTATGTACGGCGTATAACGCGGACTTTGACGGAGACCAAATGGCGGTTCACGTTCCGCTCTCGGCGGAAGCACAAGCGGAAGCGCGCTTGCTCATGCTGGCTGCGCAAAATATTTTGAACCCGAAAGACGGAAAGCCGGTTGTTACACCTTCGCAAGACATGGTTTTAGGAAACTATTACTTAACGATGGAGCGCGAAGGGGCCATCGGCGAAGGTATGGTATTTAAAGATACGAACGAGGCGCTGCTTGCATATCATAATGGATATGTTCATTTGCATTCGCGCATTGCTGTTCATGCCGGCTCATTGAAAAACGAAACGTTCACCGAAGAGCAAAACAACAAATTATTGCTCACTACCGTCGGCAAATTGATTTTCAACGAAATTTTGCCAAACTCGTTCCCTTACATTAATGAGCCGACGACAGAAAACATTGAAGGGCGGACGCCGGATAAATATTTCCTTGATAAAGGCGTAAATGTGAAAGAAGAGATTCGCAAACGCGAACTTGTGTCGCCGTTTAAGAAAAAAGTGCTTGGACAAATTATCGCGGAAGTATTCAAGCGGTTTAAAATTACGGAAACGTCGAAGATGCTTGACCGCATGAAAGATTTAGGTTTCCAATATTCGACGAAAGCCGGTATTACGATCGGCGTCGCCGATATCGTAGTATTGCCGGAAAAACAAGAAATTCTTGACGAAGCACAAGCGAAAGTCGATACCGTATTGAAGCAGTTCCGCCGCGGTTTAATTACCGATGAAGAGCGCTATGAACGTGTCATTTCGATTTGGAGCGCAGCGAAAGACAAAATTCAAGACAGACTAATGAAATCGTTGGATAAACGCAACCCAATCTTTATGATGAGCGATTCTGGAGCGCGCGGTAACGCTTCGAACTTTACGCAGCTTGCCGGAATGCGCGGTCTCATGGCCAACCCGGCAGGACGCATCATTGAGTTGCCGATTAAGTCGTCGTTCCGTGAAGGATTAACGGTATTGGAATACTTTATTTCTACGCACGGGGCGCGCAAAGGGCTGGCGGATACGGCTCTGAAAACAGCGGACTCTGGCTATCTCACGAGACGGCTTGTCGACGTGGCGCAAGATGTGATTGTCCGCGAAGAAGATTGCGGTACAGATCGCGGTATTCTTGCAAGAGCGTTGACAGACGGCACAGAAGTGATCGTCAAATTAGAAGAGCGCCTTGTCGGCCGCTATGCGCAAAAAACGGTGAAACATCCGGAAACAGGCGAAATACTCGTTCGCAAAGATGAAATGATCACCGAAGATATTGCGAATGAGATCATTAAAGCAGGTATTACAGAAGTATGGATTCGCTCTGCCTTTACATGCAATACGCGGCATGGCGTATGTAAAAAATGCTATGGCCGCAACTTGGCGACAGGCGCCGATGTCGAAGTCGGCGAAGCGGTCGGTATTATCGCGGCCCAGTCGATCGGGGAGCCTGGTACGCAGTTGACGATGCGTACGTTCCATACAGGCGGTGTTGCCGGCGACGACATCACCCAAGGTTTGCCGCGTGTTCAAGAGCTGTTTGAAGCGCGTAATCCGAAAGGGCAAGCCGTCATTTCGGAAATTGATGGCGTTGTTGTTTCCATTAGCGAAACGCGTGATCATCAATATGAAATTGTTGTCAAAGGCGAAGTTGAAACGCGTTCATATGTTGCCCCTTACAACGCAAGACTAAAAGTTGAAGAAGGACAGCAAGTAGAGAGAGGTCAAGAGCTGACGGAAGGCTCGATCGATCCAAAACAGCTGTTAAGAGTCCGCGACGTTACATCGGTTCAAGAATACTTGCTGCGTGAAGTGCAAAAAGTATACCGGATGCAAGGGGTAGAAATTAGCGACAAACATATTGAAGTGATGGTTCGGCAAATGCTGCGCAAAGTGCGCGTCATTGATGCAGGGGACACGGACGTGCTGCCAGGAACGCTGTTGGATGTGCATCAATTTACAGACGTCAATGAAAAAGCGATTTTGGAAGGAAAACGTCCGGCAACAGCTCGGCCAGTATTGCTTGGTATTACAAAAGCATCGCTTGAAACAGACTCGTTCTTATCGGCTGCATCGTTCCAAGAAACAACGCGCGTGTTGACCGATGCGGCGATTAAAGGAAAACGCGATGAATTGCTTGGCTTAAAAGAAAACGTCATTATCGGTAAGCTTGTTCCAGCAGGAACAGGAATGGCGCGCTATCGTAAAGTCAAGCCGGTGGTCAAGAAAGAACAGGAAAGCGATGCCGTTACATCTAAATAA
- the rpsL gene encoding 30S ribosomal protein S12 has translation MPTINQLVRKGREKKVVKSKSPALNKGYNSFKKVQTNVASPQKRGVCTRVGTMTPKKPNSALRKYARVRLSNGIEVTAYIPGIGHNLQEHSVVLIRGGRVKDLPGVRYHIIRGALDTAGVANRMQGRSKYGAKKPKESKK, from the coding sequence ATGCCTACAATTAACCAATTAGTCCGTAAAGGACGCGAGAAAAAAGTAGTAAAATCCAAATCTCCTGCGTTAAATAAAGGGTACAACAGCTTTAAAAAAGTACAAACAAACGTTGCTTCGCCACAAAAACGCGGCGTTTGCACACGTGTTGGCACGATGACTCCGAAAAAGCCAAACTCTGCGCTTCGTAAATATGCGCGTGTTCGTTTATCGAACGGTATTGAGGTAACGGCTTACATCCCTGGTATCGGCCACAACTTGCAAGAACACAGCGTTGTATTAATTCGTGGCGGACGTGTAAAAGACTTGCCAGGGGTACGTTATCACATCATTCGTGGTGCCCTCGATACAGCAGGTGTGGCAAACCGTATGCAAGGACGTTCGAAATACGGTGCGAAAAAACCAAAAGAATCGAAAAAATAA
- the rpsG gene encoding 30S ribosomal protein S7: MPRRGPVAKRDVLPDPIYNSKLVTRLINKIMVDGKKSKAQKILYTAFDIIRERTGKDPMEVFEQALKNVMPVLEVRARRVGGANYQVPVEVRPDRRVSLGLRWLVQYSRLRGEKTMEERLANEIMDAANNTGAAVKKREDTHKMAEANKAFAHYRW; encoded by the coding sequence ATGCCACGTAGAGGTCCAGTTGCAAAACGAGACGTACTACCAGACCCAATTTACAATTCGAAACTAGTAACCCGTCTAATCAATAAAATTATGGTAGACGGAAAAAAATCAAAAGCGCAAAAAATTCTTTACACGGCATTTGATATTATCCGCGAACGTACGGGTAAAGATCCTATGGAAGTATTTGAACAAGCATTAAAAAATGTTATGCCTGTTTTGGAGGTTCGCGCACGCCGCGTCGGTGGGGCAAACTACCAAGTTCCTGTTGAGGTTCGTCCAGATCGCCGTGTGTCGTTAGGGCTCCGTTGGTTAGTGCAATATTCCCGTCTTCGCGGCGAAAAAACGATGGAAGAGCGTCTTGCGAATGAAATTATGGACGCGGCCAACAACACTGGTGCAGCGGTGAAAAAACGCGAAGATACGCACAAAATGGCGGAGGCAAACAAAGCGTTTGCACATTATCGTTGGTAA
- a CDS encoding 50S ribosomal protein L7ae-like protein, whose translation MSYEKVLQAGKIVIGTKQTVRALKEGKALEVIIAEDADPSIVDKVMEAAKEANVPVTKVDSMKKLGKACKIQVGAAAVAILR comes from the coding sequence ATGTCTTATGAAAAAGTATTACAGGCTGGAAAAATTGTTATTGGAACGAAACAAACAGTAAGAGCTCTGAAAGAAGGAAAAGCGCTCGAAGTCATCATTGCCGAAGATGCGGATCCATCCATTGTTGATAAGGTGATGGAAGCTGCAAAAGAGGCAAACGTTCCTGTTACGAAAGTAGATTCGATGAAAAAGCTTGGGAAAGCGTGCAAAATTCAAGTAGGAGCAGCTGCTGTAGCGATTCTTCGGTAA
- the fusA gene encoding elongation factor G, with translation MAREFSLENTRNIGIMAHIDAGKTTTTERILFYTGRVHKIGEVHEGAATMDWMEQEQERGITITSAATTAQWKGHRINIIDTPGHVDFTVEVERSLRVLDGAITVLDAQSGVEPQTETVWRQATTYGVPRIVFVNKMDKIGADFLYAVKTLHDRLQANAHPVQLPIGAEDQFSGIIDLVEMCAYHYHDELGKNIERIEIPEDYRDMAEEYHNKLVEAVAELDEELMMKYLEGEEITKEELKAAIRKATISVEFFPVFCGSAFKNKGVQLLLDGVVDYLPSPVDIPPIKGVVPDTEEEVVREAKDDAPFAALAFKIMTDPYVGKLTFFRVYSGTLDSGSYVMNSTKRKRERIGRLLQMHANHRQEISTVYAGDIAAAVGLKDTTTGDTLCDEKSLVVLESMEFPEPVISVAIEPKSKADQDKMSQALQKLQEEDPTFRAHTDPETGQTIISGMGELHLDIIVDRMRREFKVEANVGAPQVAYRETFRQSAQVEGKFIRQSGGRGQYGHVWIEFSPNERGKGFEFENAIVGGVVPKEYIPAVQAGLEEAMQNGVLAGYPVVDIKAKLFDGSYHDVDSSEMAFKIAASLALKNAATKCDPVLLEPIMKVEVVIPEEYLGDIMGDITSRRGRVEGMEARGNAQVVRAMVPLSEMFGYATSLRSNTQGRGTFSMVFDHYEEVPKNIADEIIKKNKGE, from the coding sequence ATGGCAAGAGAGTTCTCCTTAGAAAACACTCGAAACATTGGGATTATGGCGCACATTGACGCCGGTAAGACAACAACAACAGAGCGCATCTTGTTCTACACAGGACGTGTTCATAAAATCGGTGAAGTCCATGAAGGCGCGGCTACAATGGACTGGATGGAGCAAGAACAAGAGCGCGGGATTACGATTACGTCTGCGGCGACAACAGCGCAATGGAAAGGTCATCGTATCAATATTATCGATACGCCAGGGCACGTAGACTTTACGGTAGAGGTAGAGCGTTCCCTTCGCGTGCTTGACGGTGCGATTACTGTTCTTGACGCGCAATCCGGTGTAGAACCGCAAACGGAAACAGTCTGGCGCCAAGCGACTACATACGGAGTTCCACGTATTGTATTCGTCAACAAAATGGATAAAATCGGCGCGGACTTCCTATATGCTGTAAAAACGCTTCATGACCGCTTGCAAGCAAACGCGCATCCAGTGCAATTGCCAATCGGCGCGGAAGACCAATTCTCCGGCATTATTGACCTTGTCGAAATGTGCGCTTACCATTATCATGATGAACTTGGCAAAAATATTGAGCGCATTGAAATTCCGGAAGACTACCGCGATATGGCGGAAGAATATCATAACAAGCTTGTTGAAGCGGTTGCCGAATTAGATGAAGAACTGATGATGAAATATTTAGAAGGGGAAGAAATTACAAAAGAAGAATTAAAAGCAGCGATTCGCAAAGCGACGATCAGCGTAGAATTCTTCCCTGTATTCTGCGGCTCCGCATTTAAAAACAAAGGTGTTCAATTGCTGTTAGATGGGGTCGTAGATTATTTGCCGTCTCCAGTCGATATTCCGCCAATTAAAGGGGTCGTACCGGATACGGAAGAAGAAGTTGTTCGTGAAGCAAAAGACGACGCTCCATTTGCGGCGTTGGCATTTAAAATTATGACAGACCCTTATGTTGGTAAATTAACGTTCTTCCGTGTGTACTCTGGCACGCTTGATTCTGGTTCATATGTTATGAACTCGACGAAACGCAAACGCGAACGTATCGGTCGTCTCCTACAAATGCATGCGAACCACCGTCAAGAAATTTCGACAGTATATGCCGGTGACATCGCGGCAGCTGTAGGTTTAAAAGATACAACAACAGGCGATACTCTATGTGATGAAAAGAGCCTTGTTGTATTAGAATCAATGGAATTCCCAGAACCAGTTATTTCGGTAGCAATTGAACCGAAATCCAAAGCAGACCAAGATAAAATGAGCCAAGCATTGCAAAAGTTACAAGAAGAAGACCCGACATTCCGCGCTCATACAGATCCAGAAACTGGCCAAACGATCATTTCTGGTATGGGTGAGCTCCACCTAGACATCATCGTTGACCGTATGCGCCGTGAATTCAAAGTGGAAGCGAATGTTGGTGCTCCACAAGTTGCATACCGTGAAACGTTCCGCCAATCGGCGCAAGTCGAAGGAAAATTTATCCGTCAATCTGGTGGTCGTGGTCAATACGGTCACGTTTGGATCGAATTCTCGCCAAACGAACGCGGAAAAGGGTTCGAATTTGAAAATGCGATTGTCGGTGGGGTTGTTCCGAAAGAATATATACCGGCAGTCCAAGCAGGTCTTGAAGAAGCAATGCAAAACGGGGTTCTTGCCGGATATCCAGTGGTCGACATTAAAGCGAAACTATTTGATGGTTCTTACCATGATGTCGACTCGAGTGAAATGGCGTTCAAAATCGCAGCTTCTTTAGCATTGAAAAACGCTGCGACTAAATGTGACCCTGTACTGCTTGAGCCAATCATGAAAGTCGAAGTAGTTATTCCAGAAGAATATCTTGGCGATATTATGGGCGACATCACTTCTCGCCGCGGCCGCGTTGAAGGAATGGAAGCCCGCGGTAATGCACAAGTCGTCCGCGCGATGGTTCCGCTTTCGGAAATGTTTGGATATGCTACTTCGCTACGTTCTAATACACAAGGACGCGGAACGTTCTCGATGGTATTTGACCACTATGAAGAAGTTCCGAAAAACATTGCAGACGAAATCATCAAAAAAAATAAAGGTGAATAA
- the rpoB gene encoding DNA-directed RNA polymerase subunit beta yields MTGRLVQYGRHRQRRSYARISEVLELPNLIEIQTSSYKWFLDEGLREMFREISPIEDFSGNLSLEFIDYSLGEPKYTVEEAKERDVTYAAPLRVKVRLINKETGEVKEQDVFMGDFPLMTETGTFIINGAERVIVSQLVRSPSVYYSDKVDKNGKRGYSATVIPNRGAWLEYETDAKDVVYVRIDRTRKLPVTVLLRALGFGSDQEIIDLIGDNEYLRNTLEKDNTDSTEKALIEIYERLRPGEPPTIENAKNLLISRFFDPKRYDLASVGRYKINKKLHIKNRLFNQRLAETLIDPETGEIIAEKGAIIDRRTLNRLMPYLENGIGLQTYKPAGGVVEEPISVQSIKIYSPNDPDNEQVINVISNGYIAEDVKHITPADIIASISYFFNLLHGVGDTDDIDHLGNRRLRSVGELLQNQFRIGLSRMERVVRERMSIQDTNTITPQQLINIRPVIAAIKEFFGSSQLSQFMDQTNPLAELTYKRRLSALGPGGLTCERAGFEVRDVHYSHYGRMCPIETPEGPNIGLINSLSTYAKVNKFGFIETPYRRVDPETGRVTDQIDYLTADEEDNYVVAQANVPLAEDGTFLEENVVARFRGENIVVKRDRVDYMDVSPKQVVSAATACIPFLENDDSNRALMGANMQRQAVPLLEPEAPIVGTGMEYVSAKDSGAAVICKHRGIVERVEAKEIWVRRLIEVDGKEVKGDLDKYRLLKFVRSNQGTCYNQRPIVKKGDIVEKGEILADGPSMDKGELALGRNVLVAFMTWDGYNYEDAIIMSERLVKEDVYTSIHIEEYEAESRDTKLGPEEITRDIPNVGEDALKNLDERGIVRIGAEVKDGDLLVGKVTPKGMTELTAEERLLHAIFGEKAREVRDTSLRVPHGGGGIVLDVKVFNREDGDELPPGVNQLVRVYIVQKRKISEGDKMAGRHGNKGVISRILPEEDMPFLPDGTPIDIMLNPLGVPSRMNIGQVFELHLGMAAKKLGLHIASPVFDGATEEDVWNILEEAGMPRDAKTVLYDGRTGEPFDNRVSVGIMYMIKLAHMVDDKLHARSTGPYSLVTQQPLGGKAQFGGQRFGEMEVWALEAYGAAYTLQEILTVKSDDVVGRVKTYEAIVKGENIPEPGVPESFKVLIKELQSLGMDVTILTSDEQEINMENFDEDEDHAADAIVSEVKPAEKEKAAEKDAVTKE; encoded by the coding sequence TTGACAGGCCGACTAGTTCAATATGGACGACACCGCCAACGAAGAAGTTACGCGCGCATTAGTGAAGTGCTCGAATTGCCGAATCTTATTGAGATTCAAACTTCCTCTTACAAATGGTTTCTTGATGAAGGATTGCGGGAAATGTTCCGCGAAATTTCCCCGATCGAAGACTTTTCCGGTAATCTTTCTCTGGAATTTATTGATTATAGTTTAGGGGAGCCGAAATACACGGTAGAAGAAGCGAAAGAACGCGATGTTACATATGCTGCACCGCTTCGCGTAAAAGTGCGTTTGATTAACAAAGAGACAGGTGAAGTAAAGGAACAAGATGTGTTTATGGGTGATTTCCCGTTAATGACAGAAACAGGAACGTTTATCATTAACGGGGCAGAGCGGGTTATTGTATCCCAGCTTGTCCGCTCCCCGAGCGTGTACTACAGCGACAAAGTGGATAAAAACGGAAAACGCGGCTATTCGGCGACCGTGATTCCGAACCGCGGCGCTTGGCTAGAATACGAAACTGACGCCAAAGATGTCGTATATGTTCGCATTGATCGCACACGTAAACTACCAGTTACGGTGCTTCTTCGTGCGCTCGGGTTTGGTTCCGATCAAGAAATTATTGATTTAATCGGCGACAATGAATATTTGCGCAACACGCTTGAAAAAGATAATACGGATAGCACCGAAAAAGCGCTCATTGAAATTTACGAGCGCCTGCGCCCGGGTGAACCACCGACAATTGAAAATGCGAAAAACTTGTTAATCTCTCGCTTTTTTGATCCGAAACGCTATGATTTAGCAAGCGTCGGACGTTATAAGATTAATAAAAAGCTTCATATTAAAAATCGCCTGTTTAACCAACGTCTTGCCGAAACATTAATCGATCCGGAAACAGGCGAGATTATTGCGGAAAAAGGAGCAATCATTGACCGCAGAACGTTAAATCGTTTGATGCCATACCTTGAAAACGGCATTGGCTTGCAAACTTATAAACCTGCCGGAGGCGTAGTAGAAGAACCGATTTCTGTGCAGTCGATTAAAATTTACTCGCCAAATGATCCGGACAACGAACAAGTGATCAATGTCATCAGCAATGGCTATATTGCTGAAGATGTCAAACATATTACCCCAGCCGATATTATCGCTTCGATCAGCTATTTCTTTAACTTGCTGCATGGGGTTGGCGATACGGATGATATCGACCATTTAGGAAACCGTCGTCTTCGTTCGGTCGGTGAATTGCTGCAAAACCAATTCCGTATCGGTTTATCGCGTATGGAACGGGTTGTTCGCGAGCGCATGTCCATTCAAGATACAAACACGATTACACCGCAGCAATTGATCAACATTCGGCCAGTCATTGCTGCGATTAAAGAGTTTTTCGGAAGCTCGCAGCTTTCGCAATTTATGGACCAAACGAACCCGCTTGCCGAATTAACGTATAAGCGCCGTCTTTCGGCGTTAGGACCAGGCGGGCTGACGTGTGAGCGCGCAGGGTTTGAGGTGCGCGACGTTCACTACTCCCACTATGGACGGATGTGTCCGATTGAAACGCCTGAGGGTCCAAACATTGGATTAATTAACTCGCTATCGACTTATGCGAAAGTCAATAAATTCGGGTTCATTGAAACGCCGTATCGTCGCGTCGACCCGGAAACAGGAAGAGTAACCGATCAAATTGATTACTTAACGGCTGACGAAGAGGACAACTATGTCGTGGCTCAAGCGAACGTCCCGCTCGCGGAAGATGGAACGTTCTTAGAAGAAAATGTGGTTGCACGTTTCCGCGGGGAAAACATTGTCGTCAAACGCGACCGCGTTGACTATATGGACGTGTCGCCAAAGCAAGTTGTATCGGCAGCAACGGCGTGCATTCCGTTCTTAGAAAACGACGACTCGAATCGTGCGCTGATGGGTGCGAACATGCAACGCCAAGCGGTTCCACTGTTAGAGCCGGAAGCGCCAATTGTCGGTACAGGAATGGAATATGTATCAGCGAAAGACTCCGGTGCCGCTGTTATTTGTAAACATCGCGGTATTGTCGAGCGGGTAGAGGCGAAAGAAATTTGGGTTCGTCGTCTCATTGAAGTAGATGGAAAGGAAGTAAAAGGAGACCTTGACAAATATCGTCTGTTGAAATTTGTCCGCTCGAACCAAGGAACTTGCTACAATCAGCGTCCAATTGTGAAAAAAGGTGACATTGTTGAAAAAGGTGAAATTTTAGCAGATGGTCCGTCGATGGACAAAGGTGAACTTGCGCTTGGCCGCAACGTGCTTGTCGCTTTTATGACTTGGGACGGCTATAACTATGAAGACGCGATTATTATGAGCGAACGCCTTGTCAAAGAGGACGTATACACATCGATCCACATCGAGGAATATGAAGCGGAATCCCGCGACACAAAACTAGGACCAGAGGAAATTACGCGCGATATTCCAAACGTCGGGGAGGATGCGCTAAAGAATTTAGATGAACGCGGAATTGTCCGCATCGGCGCTGAAGTAAAAGACGGCGACTTGCTCGTCGGAAAAGTAACGCCAAAAGGAATGACGGAGCTTACAGCTGAAGAACGGTTATTGCACGCCATCTTCGGGGAAAAAGCGCGCGAGGTTCGCGATACATCGCTGCGCGTTCCGCATGGCGGCGGTGGCATCGTTCTTGACGTAAAAGTGTTTAACCGCGAAGACGGCGATGAGCTTCCTCCTGGCGTCAATCAGCTTGTCCGCGTGTATATCGTGCAAAAACGGAAAATTTCCGAAGGCGATAAAATGGCGGGCCGCCACGGAAACAAAGGGGTTATTTCCCGCATCTTGCCGGAAGAAGATATGCCGTTCTTGCCGGATGGCACACCGATTGATATTATGTTAAACCCGTTAGGTGTCCCGTCGCGGATGAACATTGGGCAAGTGTTTGAGCTGCATCTCGGGATGGCCGCGAAAAAACTCGGTCTTCATATTGCGTCGCCGGTATTTGACGGCGCTACAGAAGAAGACGTATGGAACATCCTCGAGGAAGCGGGGATGCCGCGGGATGCAAAAACAGTTCTATACGATGGCAGAACGGGAGAGCCGTTTGATAACCGCGTATCGGTCGGTATTATGTATATGATTAAGCTGGCGCACATGGTTGACGATAAGCTTCATGCTCGCTCAACGGGGCCATACTCGCTTGTTACGCAGCAGCCGCTCGGTGGGAAAGCGCAATTTGGTGGACAACGTTTCGGTGAAATGGAAGTATGGGCGCTCGAAGCTTACGGTGCTGCGTATACATTGCAAGAAATACTTACCGTCAAATCAGACGATGTGGTTGGCCGCGTGAAGACATACGAAGCGATTGTCAAAGGAGAAAACATACCGGAGCCAGGTGTGCCGGAGTCGTTTAAAGTGTTAATTAAAGAATTGCAAAGCTTAGGCATGGATGTAACGATTTTAACGAGCGATGAACAAGAAATTAATATGGAAAACTTCGATGAGGACGAAGACCATGCTGCCGATGCAATTGTTTCCGAAGTGAAGCCGGCAGAAAAAGAAAAAGCAGCTGAAAAAGACGCCGTCACGAAGGAATAA